In Phacochoerus africanus isolate WHEZ1 chromosome 1, ROS_Pafr_v1, whole genome shotgun sequence, the following are encoded in one genomic region:
- the SCAP gene encoding sterol regulatory element-binding protein cleavage-activating protein isoform X2, which produces MTLTERLREKISQAFYNHGLLCASYPIPIILFTGLCILACCYPLLKLPLPGTGPVEFTTPVKDYSPPPSASDHKPGEPSEQPEWYVGAPVAYIQQIFVKSSVSPWHKNLLAVDVFRSPLSRAFQLVEEIRNHVLRDSSGTRSLEEVCLQVTDLLPGLRKLRNILPEHGCLLLSPGNFWQNDRERFHADPDIIGTIHQHEPKTLQTSATLKDLLFGVPGKHSGVSLYTRKRLVSYTITLVFQHYHAKFLGSLRARLMLLHPSPNCSLRAESLVHVHFKEEIGIAELIPLVTTYIILFAYIYFSTRKIDMVKSKWGLALAAVVTVLSSLLMSVGLCTLFGLTPTLNGGEIFPYLVVVIGLENVLVLTKSVVSTPVDLEVKLRIAQGLSSESWSIMKNMATELGIILIGYFTLVPAIQEFCLFAVVGLVSDFFLQMLFFTTVLSIDIRRMELADLNKRLPPEACLPPAKPVGRSARFERQLAVRPATPHTITLQPSSFRNLRLPKRLRVIYFLARTRLAQRLIMAGTVVWIGILVYTDPAGLRTYLAAQVTEQSPLGEGALAPMPVPSGVLPASHPDPAFSIFPPEAPKLLENQTLPGEPPEPGGQAEGVHDSPAPEVTWGPEDEELWRKLSFRHWPTLFSYYNITLAKRYISLLPVIPVTLRLNPREALEGRHPQDSRSAWSPPQPAQGGLWDAGPKGPGVAQAHRDVTLYKVAALGLATGILLVLLLLCLYRVLCPRNYGQPGAGPGRRRRGELPCDDYGYAPPETEIVPLVLRGHLMDIECLASDGMLLVSCCLAGHVCVWDAQTGDCLTRIPHPGQRRDSGVGSVLEAQESWERLSDGGKCGPEEPGDSPPLRHRPRGTPLPSLFGDQPDLTCLIDTNFSAHPRLPELDHPEPRHRSGCRRTQDCTGYDFSRLVQRAYQEEGMVPMHTPAPCPPSPGPTPPQTPEDEGSFPPEKGSPSFTWAPSADGSIWSLELQGNLIVVGRSSGRLEVWDAIEGMLRCSSEEVASGITALVFLDKRIVAARLNGSLDFFSLETHTALSPLQFRGAPGRGSSPTSPVYSSSDTVVCHLTHTVPCAHQKPITALKAAAGRLVTGSQDHTLRVFRLEDSCCLFTLQGHSGAITTVYIDQTMVLASGGQDGAICLWDVLTGSRVSHMFAHRGDVTSLTCTTSCVISSGLDDLISIWDRSTGIKLYSIQQDLGCGASLGVISDNLLVTGGQGCVSFWDLNYGDLLQTVYLGKDSEAQPARQILVLDNAAIVCNFGSELSLVYVPSVLEKLD; this is translated from the exons CTACCCACTGTTGAAACTCCCCTTGCCAGGAACAGGGCCCGTGGAATTCACCACTCCTGTGAAGGACTACTCGCCTCCACCTTCAGCTTCTGACCACAAGCCAGGAGAGCCTAGTGAGCAGCCAGAGTGG TACGTGGGTGCCCCGGTGGCTTACATCCAGCAGATATTTGTGAAGTCCTCAGTGTCTCCCTGGCACAAGAACCTCCTGGCAGTAGACGTGTTCCGCTCACCTCTGTCCCGGGCCTTCCAGCTGGTGGAGGAGATCCGGAACCACGTGCTGAGAGACAG CTCTGGGACCAGGAGCCTGGAGGAGGTATGCTTACAGGTGACCGACCTGCTGCCAGGCCTCAGGAAGCTCCGGAACATCCTTCCTGAGCATGGATGCCTACTACTgtcccctgggaacttctggcAGAATGACCGGGAACGCTTTCATGCTGACCCTGATATCATCGGGACCATCCACCAGCATGAACCCAAAACCTTGCAGACCTCAGCCACACTCAAAG ACTTGCTGTTCGGTGTTCCTGGGAAGCACAGCGGGGTGAGCCTCTACACCAGGAAGAGGCTAGTCTCGTACACCATTACCTTGGTCTTCCAGCACTACCATGCCAA GTTTCTGGGCAGCCTGCGGGCCCGTCTGATGCTCCTGCACCCCAGCCCCAACTGCAGCCTTCGGGCGGAGAGCCTGGTCCATGTGCACTTCAAGGAGGAGATTGGCATCGCCGAGCTCATCCCTCTTGTGACCACCTACATCATCTTGTTTGCCTACATCTACTTCTCCACAC GCAAGATCGACATGGTCAAGTCCAAGTGGGGGCTGGCTCTGGCCGCCGTGGTCACAGTGCTCAGCTCGCTGCTCATGTCTGTGGGGCTCTGCACACTCTTTGGCCTGACACCTACCCTCAACGGCGG TGAGATTTTCCCCTACCTTGTCGTGGTCATTGGGCTAGAGAATGTGTTGGTGCTTACCAAGTCAGTGGTCTCGACCCCAGTGGACCTCGAAGTGAAGCTGCGCATTGCCCAAG GCCTAAGCAGTGAGAGCTGGTCCATCATGAAGAACATGGCCACGGAGCTGGGCATCATCCTCATTGGCTACTTCACTCTCGTACCAGCCATTCAG GAGTTCTGTCTCTTTGCCGTTGTGGGCCTGGTATCTGACTTCTTCCTGCAGATGCTGTTCTTCACCACTGTCCTGTCCATTGACATTCGACGGATGGAG CTAGCGGACCTGAACAAGCGGCTGCCCCCTGAGGCCTGCCTGCCCCCAGCTAAGCCAGTGGGGCGGTCAGCGCGCTTCGAGAGGCAGCTGGCTGTGCGGCCGGCCACACCTCACACCATCACACTGCAACCATCCTCCTTCCGAAACCTTCGGCTCCCCAAGAGGCTGCGTGTCATCTACTTCCTGGCCCGAACCCGCCTGGCACAGCGCCTCATCATG GCCGGCACTGTTGTCTGGATTGGCATCCTGGTGTACACAGATCCAGCAGGTCTGCGCACCTACCTCGCTGCCCAGGTGACAGAACAGAGCCCACTGGGCGAGGGAGCCCTGGCCCCCATGCCTGTGCCTAGTGGTGTGCTGCCTGCCAGTCACCCGGACCCTGCCTTCTCCATCTTCCCACCTGAAGCCCCGAAGTTACTTGAGAACCAGACATTGCCAGGGGAGCCGCCTGAGCCGGGGGGTCAGGCAGAGGGCGTCCATGACAGCCCAGCCCCAGAGGTAACCTGGGGGCCTGAGGATGAGGAACTTTGGAGGAAATTGTCCTTCCGCCACTGGCCAACGCTCTTCAGCTACTACAACATCACACTGGCCAAGAG GTATATCAGCCTGCTTCCTGTCATCCCGGTTACGCTCCGTCTGAACCCAAGGGAGGCCCTGGAGGGTCGGCACCCTCAGGATAGCCGCAGTGCGTGGTCCCCGCCGCAGCCCGCGCAGGGTGGGCTCTGGGATGCTGGCCCCAAGGGGCCAGGCGTGGCACAGGCGCATAGAGACGTCACCCTGTACAA GGTGGCAGCACTCGGCCTGGCCACGGGCATCCTCCTCGTGCTGCTGCTACTCTGCCTGTACCGCGTGCTCTGCCCTCGCAACTACGGGCAGCCTGGTGCAGGGCCCGGCCGGCGGCGGCGTGGGGAGCTGCCCTGTGATGACTACGGCTATGCACCGCCTGAAACAGAAATCGTGCCCCTGGTGCTGAGAGGGCACCTCATG GACATTGAATGTCTGGCCAGCGACGGCATGCTGCTGGTGAGCTGTTGCCTGGCGGGCCACGTGTGTGTGTGGGATGCACAGACCGGGGACTGCCTCACCCGCATCCCGCACCCAGG GCAGCGCCGGGACAGTGGTGTTGGCAGTGTGTTGGAGGCTCAGGAGAGCTGGGAACGCCTGTCGGACGGCGGGAAGTGTGGCCCGGAGGAGCCTGGGGACAGTCCTCCTCTGCGGCACCGTCCCCGGGGCACTCCGCTGCCTTCCCTCTTCGGGGACCAGCCAGACCTCACGTGCTTGATCGACACCAACTTCTCTGCACACCCGAGGCTCCCAGAGCTGGATCACCCGGAGCCCCGGCACCGGTCAGGCTGCCGCCGCACTCAGGACTGTACAGGCTATGACTTCAGCCGCCTGGTGCAGCGAGCATATCAGGAGGAGGGAATGGTTCCCATGCACACGCCAGCCCCGTGCCCACCCTCACCTGGGCCCACGCCACCCCAGACCCCTGAGGATGAAGGCAGCTTTCCTCCGGAGAAGGGCTCCCCTTCCTTCACCTGGGCCCCCAGTGCAGACGGCTCCATCTGGAGCTTGGAGCTGCAGGGCAACCTCATCGTGGTGGGGCGGAGCAGCGGCCGGCTagag GTGTGGGACGCCATTGAAGGCATGCTGCGCTGTAGCAGTGAGGAGGTGGCCTCGGGCATCACAGCCCTCGTCTTTCTGGACAAAAG GATTGTGGCTGCCCGGCTCAACGGTTCCCTTGACTTCTTCTCCTTGGAGACCCACACAGCCCTCAGCCCCCTGCAGTTCCGAG GGGCCCCAGGGCGGGGCAGTTCCCCCACATCCCCTGTGTACAGCAGCAGTGACACAGTGGTTTGTCACCTGACCCACACAGTGCCCTGTGCACACCAGAAGCCCATCACGGCCCTGAAGGCCGCTGCCGGGCGCCTTGTGACTGGGAGCCAGGACCACACACTGAGG GTGTTCCGTCTGGAGGACTCATGCTGCCTCTTCACCCTGCAAGGCCACTCAGGGGCCATCACGACTGTGTACATTGACCAG ACCATGGTGCTGGCCAGCGGAGGACAAGATGGGGCCATCTGCCTGTGGGATGTGCTGACTGGCAGCCGGGTCAGCCACATGTTCGCTCACCGTGGGGATGTCACCTCCCTCACCTGTACCACCTCCTGTGTCATCAGCAGTGGCCTTGATGACCTCATCAGCATCTGGGACCGCAGCACAGGCATCAAGCTCTACTCCATTCAGCAG GACCTGGGCTGTGGTGCAAGCTTGGGCGTCATCTCAGACAACCTGCTGGTGACTGGTGGCCAAGGCTGTGTTTCCTTTTGGGACCTAAACTACGGGGACCTGTTACAGACGGTCTACCTGGGGAAGGACAGTGAGGCCCAGCCTGCCCGCCAGATCCTGGTGCTGGACAATGCCGCTATTGTCTGCAACTTTGGCAGCGAGCTCAGCCTTGTGTATGTGCCCTCTGTGCTGGAGAAGCTGGACTGA
- the SCAP gene encoding sterol regulatory element-binding protein cleavage-activating protein isoform X5, whose amino-acid sequence MLLHPSPNCSLRAESLVHVHFKEEIGIAELIPLVTTYIILFAYIYFSTRKIDMVKSKWGLALAAVVTVLSSLLMSVGLCTLFGLTPTLNGGEIFPYLVVVIGLENVLVLTKSVVSTPVDLEVKLRIAQGLSSESWSIMKNMATELGIILIGYFTLVPAIQEFCLFAVVGLVSDFFLQMLFFTTVLSIDIRRMELADLNKRLPPEACLPPAKPVGRSARFERQLAVRPATPHTITLQPSSFRNLRLPKRLRVIYFLARTRLAQRLIMAGTVVWIGILVYTDPAGLRTYLAAQVTEQSPLGEGALAPMPVPSGVLPASHPDPAFSIFPPEAPKLLENQTLPGEPPEPGGQAEGVHDSPAPEVTWGPEDEELWRKLSFRHWPTLFSYYNITLAKRYISLLPVIPVTLRLNPREALEGRHPQDSRSAWSPPQPAQGGLWDAGPKGPGVAQAHRDVTLYKVAALGLATGILLVLLLLCLYRVLCPRNYGQPGAGPGRRRRGELPCDDYGYAPPETEIVPLVLRGHLMDIECLASDGMLLVSCCLAGHVCVWDAQTGDCLTRIPHPGRQRRDSGVGSVLEAQESWERLSDGGKCGPEEPGDSPPLRHRPRGTPLPSLFGDQPDLTCLIDTNFSAHPRLPELDHPEPRHRSGCRRTQDCTGYDFSRLVQRAYQEEGMVPMHTPAPCPPSPGPTPPQTPEDEGSFPPEKGSPSFTWAPSADGSIWSLELQGNLIVVGRSSGRLEVWDAIEGMLRCSSEEVASGITALVFLDKRIVAARLNGSLDFFSLETHTALSPLQFRGAPGRGSSPTSPVYSSSDTVVCHLTHTVPCAHQKPITALKAAAGRLVTGSQDHTLRVFRLEDSCCLFTLQGHSGAITTVYIDQTMVLASGGQDGAICLWDVLTGSRVSHMFAHRGDVTSLTCTTSCVISSGLDDLISIWDRSTGIKLYSIQQDLGCGASLGVISDNLLVTGGQGCVSFWDLNYGDLLQTVYLGKDSEAQPARQILVLDNAAIVCNFGSELSLVYVPSVLEKLD is encoded by the exons ATGCTCCTGCACCCCAGCCCCAACTGCAGCCTTCGGGCGGAGAGCCTGGTCCATGTGCACTTCAAGGAGGAGATTGGCATCGCCGAGCTCATCCCTCTTGTGACCACCTACATCATCTTGTTTGCCTACATCTACTTCTCCACAC GCAAGATCGACATGGTCAAGTCCAAGTGGGGGCTGGCTCTGGCCGCCGTGGTCACAGTGCTCAGCTCGCTGCTCATGTCTGTGGGGCTCTGCACACTCTTTGGCCTGACACCTACCCTCAACGGCGG TGAGATTTTCCCCTACCTTGTCGTGGTCATTGGGCTAGAGAATGTGTTGGTGCTTACCAAGTCAGTGGTCTCGACCCCAGTGGACCTCGAAGTGAAGCTGCGCATTGCCCAAG GCCTAAGCAGTGAGAGCTGGTCCATCATGAAGAACATGGCCACGGAGCTGGGCATCATCCTCATTGGCTACTTCACTCTCGTACCAGCCATTCAG GAGTTCTGTCTCTTTGCCGTTGTGGGCCTGGTATCTGACTTCTTCCTGCAGATGCTGTTCTTCACCACTGTCCTGTCCATTGACATTCGACGGATGGAG CTAGCGGACCTGAACAAGCGGCTGCCCCCTGAGGCCTGCCTGCCCCCAGCTAAGCCAGTGGGGCGGTCAGCGCGCTTCGAGAGGCAGCTGGCTGTGCGGCCGGCCACACCTCACACCATCACACTGCAACCATCCTCCTTCCGAAACCTTCGGCTCCCCAAGAGGCTGCGTGTCATCTACTTCCTGGCCCGAACCCGCCTGGCACAGCGCCTCATCATG GCCGGCACTGTTGTCTGGATTGGCATCCTGGTGTACACAGATCCAGCAGGTCTGCGCACCTACCTCGCTGCCCAGGTGACAGAACAGAGCCCACTGGGCGAGGGAGCCCTGGCCCCCATGCCTGTGCCTAGTGGTGTGCTGCCTGCCAGTCACCCGGACCCTGCCTTCTCCATCTTCCCACCTGAAGCCCCGAAGTTACTTGAGAACCAGACATTGCCAGGGGAGCCGCCTGAGCCGGGGGGTCAGGCAGAGGGCGTCCATGACAGCCCAGCCCCAGAGGTAACCTGGGGGCCTGAGGATGAGGAACTTTGGAGGAAATTGTCCTTCCGCCACTGGCCAACGCTCTTCAGCTACTACAACATCACACTGGCCAAGAG GTATATCAGCCTGCTTCCTGTCATCCCGGTTACGCTCCGTCTGAACCCAAGGGAGGCCCTGGAGGGTCGGCACCCTCAGGATAGCCGCAGTGCGTGGTCCCCGCCGCAGCCCGCGCAGGGTGGGCTCTGGGATGCTGGCCCCAAGGGGCCAGGCGTGGCACAGGCGCATAGAGACGTCACCCTGTACAA GGTGGCAGCACTCGGCCTGGCCACGGGCATCCTCCTCGTGCTGCTGCTACTCTGCCTGTACCGCGTGCTCTGCCCTCGCAACTACGGGCAGCCTGGTGCAGGGCCCGGCCGGCGGCGGCGTGGGGAGCTGCCCTGTGATGACTACGGCTATGCACCGCCTGAAACAGAAATCGTGCCCCTGGTGCTGAGAGGGCACCTCATG GACATTGAATGTCTGGCCAGCGACGGCATGCTGCTGGTGAGCTGTTGCCTGGCGGGCCACGTGTGTGTGTGGGATGCACAGACCGGGGACTGCCTCACCCGCATCCCGCACCCAGG CAGGCAGCGCCGGGACAGTGGTGTTGGCAGTGTGTTGGAGGCTCAGGAGAGCTGGGAACGCCTGTCGGACGGCGGGAAGTGTGGCCCGGAGGAGCCTGGGGACAGTCCTCCTCTGCGGCACCGTCCCCGGGGCACTCCGCTGCCTTCCCTCTTCGGGGACCAGCCAGACCTCACGTGCTTGATCGACACCAACTTCTCTGCACACCCGAGGCTCCCAGAGCTGGATCACCCGGAGCCCCGGCACCGGTCAGGCTGCCGCCGCACTCAGGACTGTACAGGCTATGACTTCAGCCGCCTGGTGCAGCGAGCATATCAGGAGGAGGGAATGGTTCCCATGCACACGCCAGCCCCGTGCCCACCCTCACCTGGGCCCACGCCACCCCAGACCCCTGAGGATGAAGGCAGCTTTCCTCCGGAGAAGGGCTCCCCTTCCTTCACCTGGGCCCCCAGTGCAGACGGCTCCATCTGGAGCTTGGAGCTGCAGGGCAACCTCATCGTGGTGGGGCGGAGCAGCGGCCGGCTagag GTGTGGGACGCCATTGAAGGCATGCTGCGCTGTAGCAGTGAGGAGGTGGCCTCGGGCATCACAGCCCTCGTCTTTCTGGACAAAAG GATTGTGGCTGCCCGGCTCAACGGTTCCCTTGACTTCTTCTCCTTGGAGACCCACACAGCCCTCAGCCCCCTGCAGTTCCGAG GGGCCCCAGGGCGGGGCAGTTCCCCCACATCCCCTGTGTACAGCAGCAGTGACACAGTGGTTTGTCACCTGACCCACACAGTGCCCTGTGCACACCAGAAGCCCATCACGGCCCTGAAGGCCGCTGCCGGGCGCCTTGTGACTGGGAGCCAGGACCACACACTGAGG GTGTTCCGTCTGGAGGACTCATGCTGCCTCTTCACCCTGCAAGGCCACTCAGGGGCCATCACGACTGTGTACATTGACCAG ACCATGGTGCTGGCCAGCGGAGGACAAGATGGGGCCATCTGCCTGTGGGATGTGCTGACTGGCAGCCGGGTCAGCCACATGTTCGCTCACCGTGGGGATGTCACCTCCCTCACCTGTACCACCTCCTGTGTCATCAGCAGTGGCCTTGATGACCTCATCAGCATCTGGGACCGCAGCACAGGCATCAAGCTCTACTCCATTCAGCAG GACCTGGGCTGTGGTGCAAGCTTGGGCGTCATCTCAGACAACCTGCTGGTGACTGGTGGCCAAGGCTGTGTTTCCTTTTGGGACCTAAACTACGGGGACCTGTTACAGACGGTCTACCTGGGGAAGGACAGTGAGGCCCAGCCTGCCCGCCAGATCCTGGTGCTGGACAATGCCGCTATTGTCTGCAACTTTGGCAGCGAGCTCAGCCTTGTGTATGTGCCCTCTGTGCTGGAGAAGCTGGACTGA